TGCCGAAATACATAAAGCAGAACGTCATGTGCTTAGAATTATACTTGACTGCTATAAGTGTTTGAACTTATCTATTCACGATTCGGTTTTATTATTTGAAAAACAAACAAGACATGTGGATTTGACGGTGCTACAAAACGGCACTTTTTATCCAAAATATAAATCTCTACGCTCTGATGCAGTAAGAGCTGTACGTAAAGCTAAGATTTTAGAAAGTATCAATACTAACGAAGCGTTAGATATTTATCAGCAGGCCTACAATAAATATAGCGAATTGGAACTTCTCATGGATACAACAGCTCCCGATGTTCACTGGGCTCGTGTACATTTTACTGTAAGACGTGCATTACAAGTCTTCCTATGGATTTTAAGTGCTGTTGCATCAGGAATCATCTCCATAGTATTGGCTGATTTATTCTAAAGTTATTGATATGAGTACAATTATAAAAACAAAATCCGCAGTCAAACTTTCTGATGATGATTCCTTTAAGAAGATAATCATAATGCGCGATGACATAAAACCATATCATGACAACAATGGATTTTATATTGTCGGGTTAATGGATTTCTTGCTAAAGCCGGATTTGATGGAACAATTATAGAAATCGGAGATCAAAGATTTCGATGACGCAGTATCGAACACATATTGCAGACGGGATTCTGCGCTTTTTGAAACAGAAACAAATCTATATAACAGAAGTGTTCTATATGCATATTCTCCGCGTTCTACTGCAAAAACAGTCGCAATTGCGACAAAAGTTGCAGTAAGATTTGGGAATTTCAATATAAATGTCTATCTTTGCAGTGCAAAAACAGTCGCAATTGCGACAAAAGTTGCAGTAAGAATCGTCTAAAGTTAAAAATATGGTAATAGAGCGAAAGGAATACATATCTCTGCTTATGCAGAAAAGATGGAATGGAAAGGTAAAGATTATCACCGGCATCAGACGCTGCGGAAAATCATACCTACTAAACACCCTTTTTAAGCAAAAGCTTATAGAGGGTGGCGTCAGTGCTGATAGCTTTGTAGAACTTGCATTAGACAGAAAATCCAACATCCAGTTCAGAAATCCCAACAAACTGTATGACTATATAATAGAGCAAACAGGAGTTGAAGATAAGAAATATTACGTGATGATAGATGAAATTCAATTATCATATAAAGTAAAGAATACGGATATAGATGAATCTTTAGTACCAGAGGAAGACAAAGATATGCTATATGTTACTTTCTATGATGTACTGAATGACCTGATGTCTCGCCCAAATCTTGACATCTATGTTACAGGTTCTAATTCAAAAATGCTATCAAAAGACATAGTGACCAACTTTCGAGATCGTGGTACAGAGATTCGGATTTTTCCTTTAACCTTTAAAGAATTCTTTGAATATTCCAAATTAGAAAAAGCAGATGCTCTCGAACAATATATGATGTATGGCGGCATGCCTTTAGCTGTTTTAGAGCAAGATGAGAAAGAAAAAGCCAAGTATCTACAAGGACTTTTTACAAATGTATATATGAAGGATATTGTGGAAAGATACAAGCTAAAAGACGATGTTGTTCTAAGTGCTTTAGTAGATGCACTATCCTCATCTATAGGATCACTGACCAACCCTCATAAACTGGCATGTACAGCTGCTTCACTATTAGATAAGTCAACATCAGATCACACAATAAAAAACTATCTCGACTATCTGGAAGATGCCTTTCTTTTTAACAGTGCAAAAAGATATAACGTCAAAGGAAGGAAGTATTTCAATACCATCCAGAAGTACTATGCAGTTGATCTTGGATTAAGAAATGCCAAGCTAAACTTTAGGCAGCAAGAACGCTCACATTTAATGGAGAATATGTTGTATAACGAGCTTTTGCATAGAGGGTACAATGTTGATGTTGGAGTTGTAGAGGTTGACCAAATGCTTGACGGCAAACGCAAACGATGTCAATATGAAATTGATTTTGTAGTCAACATTGGCAGCGAAAAGGTATATATTCAATCTGCCTTAAATGTCAACACTCCCGAAAAGAAAAGACAAGAAACATTCTCTCTGCATAACACAGACGACTTCTTCCGTAAAATTGTAGTACTCGATGGTAGCCAAAAGATGTGGGTAGATGATGATGGAGTAATATATGTCGGAGTCATCCCATTCTTACTTGAAGACTATTTGACTACTTAACTTAACGGCACAACTATAGATATGATAGGAAAATAGAAGAGGGTGTGTCATAAGTCTGTGACGCACCCCTTTTTATTTTTTGCCTTTTCACAGATACGAAATCTTTAAAAAACATTTTTATTTACAACAAAGCCCAAACTTTCACAAGCTCGGGCTTTGCCTTTCCGCAAAAGATTTGTATTTTTGCAGAAAACTTCTTTAAGCATGGCAAAGATACGAAAAACACTCCAGATAACGGCATAAATCAGAGATTATTTTCGTGAAATATAAACATTTTAAACAGCCTTACTTTTTAAAGTGGGCTCAGTTTATTATCAGTTCTAAGGGATAGTTGAAAGGATGAAATAGAAAGGTAACAACAAGGCGTTCTATAGCCAAATCGAAGGAAAATTGCTCGATTTGGCTAAAGTATAACCTATTCTATAGCCAAATCGAGTTAAAATTCATCGATTTGGCTAAAGAATCCTTGTTTTTCTCGGATAATTATCTTATATTTGCACCATCATTAAAGTTAGATAAAAAAGGTATGGAGCAAATTATCGGACGAAAGAAAGAAATCGAGCTGTTGACAGAATATTATCATTCTGGCAAAGCTGAGTTTGTGGCTGTATATGGCAGGCGTCGTATCGGCAAGACTTATCTTGTGAGAAATCTCTTCCGTGATAAGTTTGCCTTTGATATGTCTGGGTCTATAGAGGCACCAGCTGAGGCGCAACTCTCTAATTTCGGGTTTGCGCTGAGGGAATATGGAGATTCCAAACAGCCTATTCCTACGAATTGGACAGAGGCTTTTGAGGCATTAAAACAGTTGTTAAAGGCAAAAATGAAAGGAGAACGACTCGTTGTTTTTATCGATGAACTACCATGCTTGGATACGCCGAAATCTGGTTTCCAACAGGCTTTTGAGCACTTTTGGAACGGATGGGCAGCTTACCAAAGTGAAATCATGCTTATCGTTTGTGGCAGTGCCACGTCGTGGATGATAGCTAATCTGATAGATAG
This is a stretch of genomic DNA from Segatella hominis. It encodes these proteins:
- a CDS encoding ATP-binding protein; its protein translation is MVIERKEYISLLMQKRWNGKVKIITGIRRCGKSYLLNTLFKQKLIEGGVSADSFVELALDRKSNIQFRNPNKLYDYIIEQTGVEDKKYYVMIDEIQLSYKVKNTDIDESLVPEEDKDMLYVTFYDVLNDLMSRPNLDIYVTGSNSKMLSKDIVTNFRDRGTEIRIFPLTFKEFFEYSKLEKADALEQYMMYGGMPLAVLEQDEKEKAKYLQGLFTNVYMKDIVERYKLKDDVVLSALVDALSSSIGSLTNPHKLACTAASLLDKSTSDHTIKNYLDYLEDAFLFNSAKRYNVKGRKYFNTIQKYYAVDLGLRNAKLNFRQQERSHLMENMLYNELLHRGYNVDVGVVEVDQMLDGKRKRCQYEIDFVVNIGSEKVYIQSALNVNTPEKKRQETFSLHNTDDFFRKIVVLDGSQKMWVDDDGVIYVGVIPFLLEDYLTT